The proteins below are encoded in one region of Pelotomaculum isophthalicicum JI:
- a CDS encoding heavy-metal-associated domain-containing protein: MDYLMHFKVEGLHDTDKVAMIKKELHTLQGVKDVQITGVDRVSITYDSTKVIPSQLTYLMRKLGVKTHSG, encoded by the coding sequence ATGGATTATTTAATGCACTTTAAAGTGGAAGGCTTGCATGATACAGATAAAGTAGCCATGATAAAAAAAGAGCTTCATACCCTGCAAGGGGTAAAGGATGTGCAAATCACTGGGGTCGACCGGGTAAGCATTACCTATGACTCAACCAAAGTAATTCCAAGTCAGTTAACCTATTTAATGAGAAAATTAGGAGTTAAAACTCATAGCGGGTGA